AGTTCTTTTCCCTGTTCGTTGATCACAACGTGTTCGTTTAAAAGAATTCGCGCGCCCAATTTTCGAAACTCCTCAAGCCATTCGCGAACGCCCCAGTAGTATTCGTGGTTTCCGGTAACAAAGAATGTTCCATGTTTGGCCCGCAACGTTGCAATCGGTTCCAAAGCGCTCCGCAACCGCGCCACCGAACCATCCACAAAATCTCCGGTGAGTGCGATTATGTCCGGAGAAAGGCCATTGACCATCTGCACCACCTGTTCGGTGTATTTACGTCCGATTGTAGGCCCCACATGCAGATCCGAGATTTGAGCGATTCTAAAGCCCTCAAGCTCTTCAGGCAGGTTCTCAATAGGAATATCGACTTCGAATATTTTGGGACCTCGTACGGCCTGACTGACACCAATCACAACTGAACCGAGTGTCATCGCGACAACTGCGAGAAATCCTCTTCGCTGCAAATCAACGGCATGATCCGGTCGAAACAATTTCCAGACGCTCAGGAAAAGGTCAACAGCAAACGTGTAGAAGAACAGTGAAGCAAACAAACCCAGTGTTGTGTAGGTAATCCAATGCAAAACAAAGCCTCGCCCGGAATGATCTGGATGAAGTCTGTACAGAAAGGGACCAAGAAGTTGAAGAAACACGAACAGAGCCAGAATCAGCCAGACAACTCCGCGATGATCAGATGCCCAACTGGACCAGCGGATGAACCGCGTTCCTGTGTAGAACGCAAGAATGCAAAGAATGCCCGTTACGATCGAGATGAAAGCTAGAAAACGGGTGCTCATGCACCTGTATTATCGTGCTCTGAGCGCAAAGATGCACAAAGAATTAAGTTTTTGCTGTCTATTGCATGCGTTCGAAGCCGACCAGTTGCCAGCCGGAATCAGTGCGTTTGAAAAACGCGCTGACAGGCTCTTTCCAGGATTCATTCTCCGCAGAAGTTGCGCTGATTTCTACCTTCACAAAAGCGCCTGCTTCCTGCGGCAACCCCGCGGGGGCCTGCAGCTTATTTTCAGCGCCGGTGGCTCCACCGATCTTGTCAGTCTTCCCCGTATTGTTGTCAAACTTGTGCCAAACAGCTTGATACGACTGCGGAGCTTTTCCGAACCCGGTATCCACGGCCGCATTCCCGAAGGTAAGCACACCATCGCTGGAAAGGGCCGGATCGATGACCGGATTAATAGCATTCAAGTAGGTTCGGCCAATCGCATTGCGTCTTTCGATGAGCGCGCTCACCAGAAAGTCTTCCGATGCCTGATCGTTGAACTGACCAGACGTAATTGCAGCGCGGATCATCTCATCTGTAAAAGCAACCACCTTGCGCGCCGCCCAAAATTTATCGTCAGGACGCGCGCGAAGAAACGCTGCATTGGGCGCGCGCGAATACCATTCATCAGGATTCCAATCCGCATTGTTTTTCGGGAACCGTCCTGCGGCGCGCGATTTGAAGAAAGGAGCAGTTCTGTAAGGCTCAATCAGAAAACCAAACGTGACAATGTCCGCTCCGATGTGTCCCTTTTTCTCCACCAAATACTCATAGCCTTCCCAGTATTCACGTGGTTTGATACTGCCACTTCCTAAAGCGGAGCTGAAATCGAGCAGATGATGCCTGACATAGGACTTACCATCGCCTTTGATGAGTGTGTCGAGAGATTGCAACGCTTTGATATCCACGTGATTTGTCCATGCCGCAAAAACAAAATATCCACGCAATTCCCTGCGGTGTTCATGCAAAATCACATCATTGGGATCATCAGGTCGTGTATCGTGCAACCTGAATCCACCGAGCGGTTTGCCTTCGAGCGCTTTGCTCGCGATGACGCGATAAGAACCGTCGGTATTTCGAGCGGCGCGGCGTAACATGTTGTTCACATCACCCTTATTCATTTTGCGTCGTTTGCCCGAGGGTGTCTTGACGGTTGCGTCTTCTGCGATTTGCAAATCCTCGACTCGCATGCTCGCAATGTGCGTCTCGGGAACGTTGAACCCGAGAGCCCAAAATAGCTTTGTAACGGCGACTTCAGTGCCTGTCGCCATTGCCAGATACTTTGGAGGATCAGGTTTGATGAACCACTTAATTCCCGTCCGGTCTTCGATTGTAAATCCCGGAGTCACGCCATCATTTTTGCCGGACACGATCAGCCATGTGCCGGATGCAGGACCATTCGTGGTGTCCGGGCCCTTTGCGACATCCTGAGCTGTGAGCGTTTTCTTGCCGATCCGGTTAGTGAACCAGCTGGAATCTGGCACTTCATCCACAGTATTTATATTCTGCGCCCGAACATTTGGAGTTTTATCACCAGGCTTTGTAAATAGATTTACAGTCAAATCGTAAACCAGATTGATGTCCCACTCTTGCACGCCTGAAGCATCCTGCGTATCCACTTCCTCCCAGACCGGATCGTCAGAGTAGAATTTTGGTTCCGCATTGACAGATGCTACCGCTAAAAGAAAACTGAAAAGGATAAAAATAAAAAGTTGCTTTCTCATGATTGCCTCCTTCAAAATGCTGCTCCGCCGCTAATGATGATCCGCATGCCTTCCGTACTGCGAGCGAGTTCAAGGCGGAGAGCTGATAAATTTGGTCCGTGGAAACGGGCACCGATTCCATAGCTGGAGTGCAAATCTTCGAAATCCAGATCTTCTCTTTCTACCCCAACTTTTCCAACTTCATAGAAAATGGCCATATCCATAAACTTGGATGGTCTCCACCGATACTCACCGGTCAGCAACATCCGGTGATTATCCCGAAAACGGAAGTCGCGGAAGCCGCGAAGCTCCGAACCTCCTCCTAATTTGGGGAGTAGAAAGAAAGGAATAAATTGAGTGTCACCGACAAAGCCGGTGGTGGATATGAGAGCGCGGAAAGCAAGCCCTTGATTCCCGCGAAGAATCGGAACATGTTGAATCAACGTGATATCGGTTCGTCTGAAATCGAAATCTCCGTCCTCGCGATCCTTGTAGTGGGTCCAATCCACGCGATATAAACCGCCGCTCGTTGTGTATCCTGGAGACTCTCTCCAATCAAACTCAGCAAACGCAGTGCCGGTAATGTATTTAAAATCCTGACGAAAGCCTGGCGCCTCGTCGGGTACCAAAAATACATCTTCTAGTGAGGGAACTCGAGCGGAGTTGCCTGTATCTGTTTCATAGCTTTCATAGGAGATGCCGCCTCCCACATGGAGTTCACGCGTGAGATAGATCTCTTCTGTGACTCCGAAGGTAAGGGGAGTAAAGGAATAGGCGGCCTCATCATCCTCATCCGTTTCATTGCCTATACCGAAAAATGCAACTTCATCCGCGTCAACATAATGAGCATTCACCGTTGTTTTCATCCGCCCTGACGCAAACGCAGGAAGCCGGAGTCCCGCATCGAACATTTTATAACCACGAATCGAATACGCGCCGTGAAAATGGTAGCCGCCAGTATCTCCGAAGACATTCCGGTAACCCGCTCCAAGAGCGAAACCGCCGCCCGCATAAGCGCTGCCAAAATACGGGTAAAAACCTGTGGCTGTTCCGGCAAAGCTCTTTTCGAGATTGCTGATCCACTTTTCCGCCTTCGTTGGCTTATATGGTTCCAGCACTTTTGCTTTTTCAGCCTGCTTCGCGGCAAGCTGCGCGGCCCGTGTTTCCGCAAAAACATTTGCGGACAAAAAGAGGGTGATGACCAAAATGAATCCAATCAAGCTTCCTCGGTGTTTCGATGTCTGTTTCATGCAGGCTCCTTCTACTAGGATTTTGCAATTTTAACATTGATCTGCTTTCAATCAACCCCGTAAGATTTACCCCTATCAGATACAATGAGGTGGATGATACAACGCAATCCGCCACCCTCTCGATGGTTTGGATGGAATCAATCCTTTTTACTTTTCTGCTCTTTCTCGCTTTCTCTCAAAGAAAGATCGATCAGGACAAAAATGCCGATCTGTCCGAAACCGAGATTATGAGCTACGTAGAAACTAAATTAGAGATTCTCCAGTAAGCTTCAATCATTGTGCCGCTGAACAATTGTATTTCAGGCTCAACCGGGCAACATGTTCGGAGGCGCCCGTTTTTTCGGTCGCCGACCGGTCGGCTGAGATCACAGATTGCAATGCCGAACAAACGAGTTCAGCATTTTCTTGTTTATCCCCGATTTCTGCCAGCTGAAGATATGCCCAGGGAAGCCGTTCCGGGCGCCGTACGGTCGAACGTAGTGCAATTTCAAGATGCGTCCTGGAATCCTGCCATCGACTTTGATCGAAGAGGACTTGAGAAAGTCCGAAGTGCAGGAGGAATCTCAAACCATAGGGATCCCGGTCCGGCGCTTTTTCGATTCCTTCCTTATATAGCTTGATTGCTTCTTGCTGATTTCCGTCATTCTGCTGAATCAAAGCGCGCGTAAAAGGAACAAGCGCATCTGCTTCTTTTCGATACTCTTCTGTCCAATGGAGGAGTTGAAAGTCCGGATCAATGGTCACTGAATCGACAGCAAAGGGAACATCTAAACTCCAGTTTTGATTTTGCTGACTCACTGTTATTGTTTGATTCAGCTGTTCACCGTTTTTACCGACGATTAGGAGATCCAGGGTCATCCGAAAATAAGGAGACTTCTGAGAAAGTTGAAGCATCAGCCCCCGATTCTCCTGTCGCCATTCCGATTTCCAATCAGGGATTGCAGTCCGATCAAACCATTGCTCAAAAAACCACGCGAGTTTTTCGCCTGACACGTTTTCTGTCTCTTCCACAAATTTTTTCCAATGAATTCTTCCACCTTGATATTTGTCGATAATTGCTTTCAAAACCTTGCTGAATTTTTCGCGTTCGAGCTGCCGGGAAAGCATGTCCCACACGATGAATCCTTTTGAATCGGCAAGCCAGCGCGGCAGAGTTCCATCCGCGGGAAGTTTAGTGAGAGCCTGATCCAGTCCGGCAGCTGCAAGCATAAGATATCCGAACCCTGATTGATCCTGCAGATAACCAGGATAACCCCGGCGTCTGTAGAGTTCCGCTCTGTCAGGTCCATCCAGAAGCTCCACTGCTCGCAAAGAACCGTATTGCGCCATGGCTTCTGTTAAGAGCCAGCGCCCTTCCGGACCTTCCGGCCGCACAAGACCTCCCCACCATTGATGACCGATTTCATGTCCGTAGTAGGCCGTGTTGAATTCTTGATCCAGAAAATCGGTTGTCGCAAGCATGAATCCTTCAAGACTCGCTCCGGCAAAACCCGCGTTATTCGCCTCATCCGGAGGAACTTCCGCGATCGCAAAATCAGGGAACTGATAGTCCGCAAATTCTTCCGAAAGGACTTCAAGCACGCGCGCGGCCTGTTTCAAATAATGGATCATCCGTTCTCCGCGTGGGTGCAGCTCATACAAGGCAACCTTCATCGGGTCTGTGGTTTGTAAAACGGAATATTTCGCTGCGGCAAAGGAAAAGAAAACCGGCTCCTCAATCTTGAAATCAATCTTCCCTTTGACGTTCGTTTTTATTCCGGGAGAGTAGACTGTCCAACCATCAGGCAATAGAAATCTCATGGTTCCGGTACCGCGCAGACCCTTCAATCTGATTCCGTCATCGGTTCGCGGTGATTCTTCCAATTGCGGGTACCATGCACAGCCAATCCCGGCCGCAAAAAAAGACCGGGCCGATCCGGAAAAGATGAAGCGAGTTTTGTCTCCGGTATACGTATAGCTAAAACGCATTACGACAAGAGCGTTAGCCGGAATCTCTTTCTGGGGAGTGATTGTCCATGTGTTTTGTCCCCAGCCGGGCCGGGACCACTCCCGGAGAGTCTTTTTAACTTCCGGCTTCGTTTCAGGGAATGGCTGAAGGAGCTGCACTTGAAAATCCTCAATCAATTCACTCAAAGCAAAGCTCAGCTCGCGCTGTGTTTCGTGTCGAGGTGGAAATTTCATTTCTCCCTGTACCGTCATGATTTTCTGATCGGGAGAAATTTTGATTTCGAGTTTGTATTCAGGTGTAGCTGCCAGTGTAAGAACAGGGATTAGAAAAATGGCGACAGGCAGGAGATTCATGAAATCGATTTTGGCGGATGAGCAAGAAAGAATTCTTGTTCGAAAAAAACAATTTTGGTTAAAACTAACCGCCAAGGCGCCAAGGTCGCCAAAAACCAACAGATGAAACATAAATTCAAAGACTTGGCGTTCTTGGCGGGGCGGTTAGTTTATCTTGACCGAAACATTTTGCGGAAACGACCTGGGGTGCATTGGGTGACATGCTTAAAGGCTTTGGCGAATGCGCTCTGATCCGAAAAACCGGATCGCAAAGCCACTTCGGCGATTTCAAGGTTCGTTGTACGGAGTTTCTGGCAAGCAAAATCAATCCTGACAGAACGCAAATATTCACCCGCCGTGCAGCGATAAAATCTGCGGAAGGTTCGAGAAAGGTGAACCGGATGAACGCCCGCTTCTGCGGCCAGAATTGCGATCGTGAGATTTTCATGAAATGAAGTATGGATGAAGTCTTCGATTTGATTTAGCCAGGCCGGGATTCTCATACTCCCGTGGTCAATTCGCAATGTTTCCCCCAGCAATTCAAATGCAAGGCCGTCCAGAATCAACTCCGATACCGGATCAGGGTCGCAAAGCTCGCGATATATTCTGGTAGTCAATCCCGCAGCCGATCGATTCCTGTTATGTTTCCTCCTGCTCAAATCGACATCCATAACCGACTCGTCGAAATTGAGATGCAGATTGAGACAACGACTCCCGATCGACTGAAAATTGTTCGAGTGAATTTCATCAGCCGGATGAAATATCACGCTGCCCGTGGAACAATCCTCTACTTGCTGATGATGGATCTCTTCATACGCTCCCTGCAAAACAAATGAAACGTAGCTGGAATTGTGACCATGGACAGGCAAATGCAGGTCCGGTTCGTACCGCGTTTCCGTCAGCAGAAAGTGCGTAAGATCCGCCTGTCGAACCACCTGCCCGTGAAGCTCTCCGCGCTGAATATGCATTTAGATTTAGTCTATATTAAGAGTTAAGGAGTTAAAAGTGTTTTTACTAAGCACCTTGATCTGCGCAATGTTCTTCGCGTTTTCCGCGGAAAGTCTGATTGGGACAAGCGCGCCTGAATGGAGCAATGATCGATGGATCAATTCCGGTCCACTTCAGCTGTCCCAACTGCGAGGAAAGGTCATTTTCATTCGTTTCTTTATGGATTCGACCTGTCCTTTCTGTCGCGCCTCCGCTCCACACTTAAATGAGCTCCATGAAACATACAAGGGTCAAGGCCTGGTCGTAATCGGAATGTACACGCCAAAGCCGGAACCCCGGCCAACCGGCACCAGGCTTGTTCAGCAATACGT
This DNA window, taken from bacterium, encodes the following:
- a CDS encoding AraC family transcriptional regulator, which encodes MHIQRGELHGQVVRQADLTHFLLTETRYEPDLHLPVHGHNSSYVSFVLQGAYEEIHHQQVEDCSTGSVIFHPADEIHSNNFQSIGSRCLNLHLNFDESVMDVDLSRRKHNRNRSAAGLTTRIYRELCDPDPVSELILDGLAFELLGETLRIDHGSMRIPAWLNQIEDFIHTSFHENLTIAILAAEAGVHPVHLSRTFRRFYRCTAGEYLRSVRIDFACQKLRTTNLEIAEVALRSGFSDQSAFAKAFKHVTQCTPGRFRKMFRSR
- a CDS encoding metallophosphoesterase, with the translated sequence MSTRFLAFISIVTGILCILAFYTGTRFIRWSSWASDHRGVVWLILALFVFLQLLGPFLYRLHPDHSGRGFVLHWITYTTLGLFASLFFYTFAVDLFLSVWKLFRPDHAVDLQRRGFLAVVAMTLGSVVIGVSQAVRGPKIFEVDIPIENLPEELEGFRIAQISDLHVGPTIGRKYTEQVVQMVNGLSPDIIALTGDFVDGSVARLRSALEPIATLRAKHGTFFVTGNHEYYWGVREWLEEFRKLGARILLNEHVVINEQGKELVIAGVTDLSAGHMLPGHESNPKKSLEGAPDQGIKILLAHQPATYKDAYDAGFHLQLSGHTHGGQFFPWNLVVKLAQRYYKGLNKHEKMWVYVNRGAGYWGPPHRFTVPAEISLLKLVRA
- a CDS encoding redoxin domain-containing protein, with the translated sequence MFLLSTLICAMFFAFSAESLIGTSAPEWSNDRWINSGPLQLSQLRGKVIFIRFFMDSTCPFCRASAPHLNELHETYKGQGLVVIGMYTPKPEPRPTGTRLVQQYVKDYGFSFPVAVDDDWATLKRFWLDRVSAADYTSVSFLIDKKGVIRFIHPGGVYSKEDVGVIKKRIEELISQR